Genomic segment of Candidatus Eremiobacterota bacterium:
ATCATGTTGGGATCGATGGTGATCTCAATGGGAGGATAGTTGGCTGCGTAAAAACAGACGCATCCCCTCACTGCAACGGCCTCAAGGGCCTGCTGGTGAGGCTTGCTGCCGGGGGTGGTGACAATTACCACGTTGCACCCTGCTCCTTCGGTAAGCTCCTTTATTTTTTCGGGCATATCCTCCACCCCGGCATCAATGACTGCATTGGCGCCGCATTCCTTTGCAGCTTTGAGCTTCTTCCCGTCAATATCGCTTACAATGACGTGGATGCCGTATTTTTTCAGGATGAGGAGGTGGAGAAGTCCCATTGTACCGGCGCCAACGATACACACTCGATGCTCCGGCGAGAGGTGGGTCTGCATGCAGCTGTGAATACAGTCAGAGAGAGGCTCAGTGAGCGTTGCCACGTCGAAGGGAACGGCGTCTTCAATACGGTAGACCTCCTTGGAGGGGAGCACGATAGATTCCGAAAAGCCTCCCAGAATTCCCGCCTTTCCTTTGAAGCGGTTGACACAGTGGTTGCTGTGGCCCCTGCGGCAGAAATGGCATTCCCCGCACCTGTGGAGGAGGTCAAGGACCACCCTGTCGCCCGGCTTCAGAGTGCTGCTCCTGGATTCCTCTACCACACCCGATGCTTCGTGGCCTCCTATAAGGGGGTAATGAATCTTGAGGGCTCCGGTGTATAGGCGTTTTTCCAATGTGCAGATACCGCAGGCTTTGATCTTCACCAGCACCTCGCCCTCATGGAGCGACGGGAGCTCCTTATCGATTATCTCGATATGGCCGGGCTCAGTCAATGAAGCGGCTTTGCAGGTTTTCACAGGCTTCTCCTCTCAGAGGGCTTCTGTGCTCAGACAAAGTTTCGATGGATCCGGTGCAAGGGAGAGTCGGGAAAAGGAACGGGTTTCTCATATTATAACATGGCAGCCATCAGCCCGCAAGATTGTAAATTTTTTGTAATATTTCGTAAAAATATTGCCAAAAGAACCATGATCAGGTATAATAAAAGTAGCCTTAAAAAGTGTTGACAGTATTAACTGAATAACTCTCCGGAGAAAGAAGGGGGAGGAAGCTCATGACCTTCAATCCGATTTACGGTGGCTTCGGCATATCATTCGGCATGGACATGGGTCCCATCCATTCCCGCATGGCCAACCGGGAAATGATGCTCCAGGCCAATGCCTTCATGCCCGTGCAGTGCCCCACGCCGCCGCAGATGCTGGGGCTTACGGGGTTTTACAACAACTGCCTGGGCTCCATCGAGCAGCTCCGCTACGGCTTTCCCATGCCGCCTTCTTTCGGCTTCCTGTCCCAGGCGGGGATGGACCCCATGATGATGAATATGCTCCAGATGCAGCAGCAGAACCAGTATTCAATGATGATGTTCATGATGATGTACCAGCAGATGCAGATGCAGCAGATGCTCCTGATGATGCTTCTCATGCAGCAGGGGAGCCAGTTCGGGCCTGACACCATCGGCAGTCTGCTCGGCGGAAACGGCCAGGGCTCCGGGTGCTGGACCGGCGGCGCCGGCGATACCGGCGGCATCAAGAACCTCCCCTGGAACAGCCAGACAGGCAACAGGCTTGCAGATTACGCCGCCCAGTGGGACGGCAAAAATTTCAAGCCTGGGCAGACCAAGCGCTGCGCTGATTTCGTGAGCACCATGATCGAGCAGTCAGGCGTGGCGCCCAAGGGCTTCAACCACCAGGTGAGCTGTGAGCAACTGCAGAAATACGGCCAGCACGTCAACAAGGATGAGCTCAAGCCAGGCGACGTCGTCTATTTCAAGAACACGTATACCACGGGCAACTACACCCACGTGGGAATCTATATCGGCAACGGCAAGTTCGTGCACCGCCCCACGGCCAATGCGCCATGCAAGGTGGACAACCTGA
This window contains:
- a CDS encoding alcohol dehydrogenase catalytic domain-containing protein, with product MKTCKAASLTEPGHIEIIDKELPSLHEGEVLVKIKACGICTLEKRLYTGALKIHYPLIGGHEASGVVEESRSSTLKPGDRVVLDLLHRCGECHFCRRGHSNHCVNRFKGKAGILGGFSESIVLPSKEVYRIEDAVPFDVATLTEPLSDCIHSCMQTHLSPEHRVCIVGAGTMGLLHLLILKKYGIHVIVSDIDGKKLKAAKECGANAVIDAGVEDMPEKIKELTEGAGCNVVIVTTPGSKPHQQALEAVAVRGCVCFYAANYPPIEITIDPNMIHYREITITGSESKTEKDFFKAVSFQNSGAFSMKPLISAKFRLHDIEKAIAASLDPSMYRVIVEMD
- a CDS encoding NlpC/P60 family protein, with protein sequence MTFNPIYGGFGISFGMDMGPIHSRMANREMMLQANAFMPVQCPTPPQMLGLTGFYNNCLGSIEQLRYGFPMPPSFGFLSQAGMDPMMMNMLQMQQQNQYSMMMFMMMYQQMQMQQMLLMMLLMQQGSQFGPDTIGSLLGGNGQGSGCWTGGAGDTGGIKNLPWNSQTGNRLADYAAQWDGKNFKPGQTKRCADFVSTMIEQSGVAPKGFNHQVSCEQLQKYGQHVNKDELKPGDVVYFKNTYTTGNYTHVGIYIGNGKFVHRPTANAPCKVDNLNSSYYQQHYSGARRLQ